A stretch of Microbacterium caowuchunii DNA encodes these proteins:
- a CDS encoding DedA family protein, with translation MHTTGLIPWLDPQTIIEAAGPWALVVVCFIVFAETGLLVGFLLPGDTLLVIAGLLSHSTAVAANGIFGVNVWIVALSIGLSAFIGGEVGYLIGHKAGPAIFERKESGLFSKKNVERTNAFFERFGGLTVILARFVPIVRTFAPVAAGVGHMPWRKYSLYNLIGAVIWGVGLTMLGYAIGFVPWIRDIVTEYIDVILIGVVVITAAVTIWHYFRERAKVRREIAEGIDDGVIDSAEARALALDEDVFDPREDTDGPTR, from the coding sequence TTGCACACCACTGGACTCATCCCCTGGCTCGACCCGCAGACGATCATCGAGGCCGCCGGCCCCTGGGCACTCGTCGTCGTGTGCTTCATCGTCTTCGCCGAGACCGGCCTTCTGGTCGGGTTCCTCCTGCCGGGCGACACGCTCCTGGTCATCGCGGGACTCCTGTCGCACAGTACGGCGGTCGCTGCGAACGGCATCTTCGGCGTCAACGTCTGGATCGTGGCGCTGTCGATAGGCCTCTCCGCCTTCATCGGCGGTGAAGTCGGATACCTGATCGGGCACAAAGCCGGTCCGGCGATCTTCGAACGCAAGGAATCGGGGCTGTTCAGCAAGAAGAACGTCGAGCGGACGAACGCGTTCTTCGAGCGCTTCGGCGGTCTGACCGTGATCCTCGCCCGATTCGTCCCGATCGTGCGCACCTTCGCGCCGGTCGCCGCAGGAGTCGGCCACATGCCGTGGCGCAAGTACTCGCTGTACAACCTGATCGGCGCCGTCATCTGGGGCGTCGGCCTCACCATGCTCGGGTACGCCATCGGCTTCGTGCCCTGGATCCGCGACATCGTCACGGAGTACATCGACGTCATCCTCATCGGCGTGGTCGTCATCACGGCGGCCGTCACCATCTGGCACTACTTCCGCGAGCGCGCGAAGGTCCGCCGCGAGATCGCCGAGGGCATCGACGACGGCGTCATCGATTCCGCCGAGGCGCGTGCGCTCGCCCTGGACGAGGATGTGTTCG
- a CDS encoding glycosyltransferase family 2 protein: MQRRWSEMVVRGPMTHSRMTMPVSTSARTASRVVDDRDLAVLIPAHNEEDAIGATLDALSEQTAAPGRVIVVADNCTDATESIAAAHGAQVLRTVGNTARKAGALNQALDAIASSPPTFVLVVDADTRLSPRFVETALREMARDERIGAVSGLFLGELASGMLQQFQANEYERYRTQIRSTGRVAVVTGTASLFRLSALRDIAAHRDAELPGVRGDVYDRGAITEDSELTLALKTRGWRLVAPLECECYTELMPTWVDLHRQRVRWYKGMLDNLRSYGPSPVTLRYFGQQFMIGTGIITIAMLIVLTALSIAAGSFAFQPFWLALGAVFVVERILSVWPAGPKGRLVTAAVIPEIFYDLALQTAFVHAVWLAMLRRDTSWNHVTAARAPLAS; this comes from the coding sequence ATGCAGAGGAGATGGTCGGAGATGGTCGTCCGCGGCCCCATGACCCACAGCCGGATGACGATGCCCGTCAGCACGTCCGCACGGACCGCGTCGCGGGTGGTGGACGACCGGGACCTGGCGGTGCTGATCCCCGCGCACAACGAGGAGGACGCGATCGGCGCCACCCTCGATGCGCTGTCGGAGCAGACCGCGGCCCCCGGCCGGGTCATCGTCGTGGCCGACAACTGCACCGACGCCACGGAGTCCATCGCGGCCGCGCACGGCGCGCAGGTCCTCCGCACGGTGGGCAACACGGCCCGCAAGGCGGGCGCACTCAACCAGGCGCTCGACGCGATCGCCTCCTCACCCCCGACCTTTGTGCTGGTGGTGGACGCGGACACCCGCCTGTCCCCCCGGTTCGTCGAGACCGCGCTGCGCGAAATGGCGCGCGACGAACGGATCGGCGCGGTGAGCGGCCTGTTCCTCGGCGAGCTGGCCTCCGGCATGCTGCAGCAGTTCCAGGCGAACGAGTACGAGCGCTACCGCACGCAGATCCGCTCCACCGGTCGTGTCGCGGTGGTCACCGGGACGGCCTCCCTCTTCCGGCTGTCCGCCCTGCGCGACATCGCCGCGCACCGGGATGCGGAGCTTCCCGGTGTCCGCGGCGACGTCTACGACCGCGGTGCGATCACCGAGGACTCCGAACTGACGCTCGCGCTGAAGACGCGCGGATGGCGGCTCGTCGCCCCGCTGGAGTGCGAGTGCTACACGGAGCTCATGCCGACCTGGGTCGACCTGCACCGGCAGCGCGTGCGGTGGTACAAGGGCATGCTGGACAACCTGCGCTCCTACGGGCCGTCGCCCGTGACGCTGCGCTACTTCGGACAGCAGTTCATGATCGGGACCGGCATCATCACCATCGCGATGCTGATCGTCCTGACGGCGCTCTCCATCGCGGCGGGTTCCTTCGCGTTCCAGCCGTTCTGGCTGGCCCTCGGTGCCGTCTTCGTCGTGGAGCGCATCCTCTCGGTCTGGCCGGCTGGCCCGAAAGGACGGCTGGTGACCGCCGCCGTCATCCCCGAGATCTTCTACGACCTCGCCCTGCAGACGGCGTTCGTGCACGCCGTCTGGCTGGCGATGCTGCGCCGCGACACCTCGTGGAACCACGTGACCGCCGCTCGCGCACCGCTCGCATCCTGA
- a CDS encoding TetR-like C-terminal domain-containing protein translates to MAHGTADPHRHAGAREALAAALKARLRTEPLDKVTVTELTRDCGITRQAFYYHFPDVRHLAVWVFETEVAGQVRTFASELGWADGLVRLMRYMRDNRASTLGVLDGLGRSGLERFLFEQMRPVTEAVVDEQGGGPVRVEDRVLVVDFYTSAVLAVLLRWVANGMVEHPYRVVGDLEVMLHGALQESVHRLDARAAPHRGRTEDPGNRASHGR, encoded by the coding sequence ATGGCCCACGGAACCGCCGATCCGCACCGGCATGCGGGTGCGCGCGAAGCGCTGGCTGCGGCGCTCAAGGCCAGGCTGCGGACCGAGCCGCTCGACAAGGTGACGGTCACGGAGCTGACGCGCGACTGCGGGATCACCCGTCAGGCTTTCTACTACCACTTCCCCGACGTCCGGCATCTCGCGGTCTGGGTGTTCGAGACCGAGGTCGCCGGGCAGGTCCGCACGTTCGCATCCGAGCTGGGGTGGGCCGACGGTCTCGTCCGGTTGATGCGGTACATGCGCGACAACCGCGCATCGACGCTCGGGGTCCTCGACGGCCTGGGCCGGTCCGGGCTCGAACGGTTCCTGTTCGAGCAGATGCGGCCCGTCACCGAAGCCGTGGTGGACGAGCAGGGCGGCGGACCGGTGCGCGTGGAGGACCGCGTCCTGGTGGTCGACTTCTACACCTCGGCGGTGCTCGCCGTGCTGCTGAGGTGGGTCGCGAACGGCATGGTCGAGCACCCCTACCGTGTCGTCGGCGATCTCGAGGTCATGCTGCACGGCGCGCTGCAGGAGTCCGTCCACCGGCTCGACGCCCGTGCCGCACCGCACCGAGGCCGGACCGAAGACCCTGGCAACCGGGCGTCGCACGGACGATAG
- a CDS encoding helix-turn-helix transcriptional regulator has translation MPTPDPRSPVLDVIGDAITARTGVVLVGLPGSGRRTLLAHVRRRVEEEGWTVATVPGPADTGTRPLDALALAGLTSSPPGIAGAVHAVTALASSGPALILLTDAHQLDDTSAQVIAAAMDRADITVLATVRPPLYDASALRTVAARRDATVVTVPPLPFDEIHRLVADTLGGDIDADVAGRVYALSGGLPGIARAICVEARRTGELVNEGTHWSGARDLWTPAWGIPVGRLTAGLTEPEREALWVLAELGPTDVSTVRRAVPWHIVTTLDDRGLVRFVDEDDRSVIALFPPLLEEHLRHRALSARGRSAADLVSAAFRDHPTTPDRPPARPALSTPMRWSSSPEAAAILGRVLREHTASRVIRCRADWERDPTDATALLYLQALLDDGAPVAQMEHVLAAERTRASDRPSLEAVRIRAWEGVFRAFRLHDVPAGLSVLLRAAAQMPHGAAILTATAQHVRLVTGSDTAPELPLVPEAGTPNPHADVDVDVDVNVDGNGSIVDLPPLRAADVVRMVRGEMLLAGGRTTDAREEFAAVVPVDPVHYDTDALISLGMLFAGDIRGAVARADRQLDIARGMLDRSQIEPHAYVVALGLYLEGKLTSLRDHLTGVFALDAPAPLRPAARAGLLSISASLSLMEKNLPSARAMLTQLAELDLAGGPFVMTRPEPASASLAIARGVPADEATRRAWERIEAFIDDGNFLAAVFDGARIIDLHVDPDRAARLTEIARAAQGDLVPALGIYIEGALLHSAELLVDAAARLRREGLILHSARAHAMAIRILRDEGRTDRATEESAHLRRLMEDGGEESRLLVSEVAAPAAYLTPRELEIARLIAQGASNRDVAARLVVSERTVDNHLYRIFRKLGITSRSELAGLL, from the coding sequence ATGCCGACGCCGGATCCCCGTTCCCCTGTGCTGGACGTGATCGGTGACGCGATCACCGCCCGCACCGGTGTCGTCCTGGTCGGCCTCCCCGGTTCCGGCCGTCGTACCCTCCTCGCGCACGTGCGCCGCAGGGTCGAGGAGGAGGGGTGGACGGTCGCGACGGTGCCGGGCCCCGCCGACACCGGCACCCGTCCCCTCGACGCCCTTGCGCTCGCCGGGCTCACCTCCTCTCCCCCCGGCATCGCGGGAGCCGTCCACGCCGTGACGGCACTCGCCTCCTCGGGTCCCGCCCTCATCCTGCTGACGGATGCCCATCAGCTCGACGACACCTCCGCTCAGGTGATCGCCGCAGCCATGGACCGCGCGGACATCACCGTCCTCGCCACCGTCCGCCCACCCCTGTACGACGCGAGCGCGCTGCGCACGGTCGCGGCGCGCCGGGACGCGACCGTGGTGACCGTCCCGCCGCTGCCGTTCGACGAGATCCACCGCCTCGTCGCCGACACCCTGGGCGGTGACATCGACGCCGACGTGGCCGGACGGGTCTATGCGCTCTCCGGCGGCCTGCCCGGCATCGCCCGGGCGATCTGCGTCGAGGCGCGCCGGACCGGCGAGCTCGTGAACGAGGGCACGCACTGGTCCGGCGCCCGCGACCTGTGGACGCCGGCGTGGGGGATCCCGGTGGGCCGGCTCACCGCGGGGCTCACGGAACCGGAACGCGAGGCGCTCTGGGTACTGGCGGAGCTGGGGCCCACGGATGTCTCGACCGTCCGACGGGCCGTCCCCTGGCACATCGTGACCACTCTCGACGACCGCGGCCTCGTCCGGTTCGTCGACGAGGACGATCGCTCGGTCATCGCCCTGTTCCCTCCCCTGCTGGAGGAGCACCTGCGCCACCGCGCCCTCAGCGCCCGGGGCCGGTCCGCCGCCGACCTCGTCTCGGCCGCCTTCCGCGACCACCCGACGACGCCCGATCGCCCGCCCGCACGACCGGCGCTCAGCACGCCCATGCGCTGGTCGTCGTCCCCGGAGGCCGCGGCTATCCTCGGGCGGGTCCTGCGCGAGCACACCGCATCGCGCGTGATCCGGTGCCGCGCGGACTGGGAACGCGACCCCACCGACGCCACCGCGCTGCTCTACCTGCAGGCGCTGCTCGACGACGGCGCACCCGTCGCGCAGATGGAGCACGTGCTCGCCGCAGAGCGCACCCGTGCGTCGGACCGTCCGTCGCTCGAGGCCGTCCGCATCCGCGCGTGGGAGGGCGTGTTCCGCGCGTTCCGCCTGCACGACGTTCCCGCCGGCCTGTCGGTCCTCCTCCGCGCCGCCGCGCAGATGCCGCACGGCGCGGCGATCCTCACGGCGACCGCACAGCACGTACGCCTGGTGACCGGGAGCGACACGGCACCCGAGCTGCCCCTCGTCCCCGAGGCCGGCACTCCGAATCCGCACGCCGACGTCGACGTCGACGTCGACGTCAACGTCGACGGGAACGGGTCGATCGTCGACCTCCCGCCGCTGCGCGCGGCGGACGTCGTCCGGATGGTGCGCGGGGAGATGCTCCTCGCCGGGGGGCGCACGACGGATGCCCGCGAGGAGTTCGCCGCCGTCGTCCCCGTCGACCCCGTGCACTATGACACCGACGCGCTGATCTCCCTCGGCATGCTCTTCGCCGGCGACATCCGCGGGGCCGTGGCTCGCGCGGACCGCCAGCTGGACATCGCGCGGGGCATGCTCGACCGGTCGCAGATCGAGCCGCATGCCTACGTCGTCGCTCTGGGTCTCTATCTGGAGGGAAAGCTGACGAGCTTGAGAGACCATCTCACGGGGGTCTTCGCCCTCGATGCCCCCGCGCCCCTGCGCCCCGCGGCACGGGCCGGTCTTCTGTCCATCAGTGCATCGTTGAGCCTGATGGAGAAGAACCTGCCGAGCGCCAGAGCGATGCTGACGCAGCTGGCGGAGCTGGACCTCGCCGGCGGCCCGTTCGTCATGACGCGCCCGGAACCCGCATCCGCCTCCCTCGCGATCGCCCGCGGCGTACCCGCCGACGAGGCGACGCGCCGCGCCTGGGAGCGGATCGAGGCCTTCATCGACGACGGCAACTTCCTCGCCGCCGTGTTCGATGGAGCCAGGATCATCGATCTGCACGTCGACCCGGACCGTGCTGCCCGACTCACCGAGATCGCCCGCGCGGCACAGGGCGATCTGGTGCCGGCGCTCGGCATCTACATCGAGGGAGCGCTGCTCCACTCCGCCGAACTGCTCGTCGATGCCGCGGCCCGGCTGCGCCGCGAGGGCCTCATCCTCCACAGTGCACGGGCGCACGCCATGGCGATCCGGATCCTCCGCGACGAGGGGCGGACGGACCGAGCGACCGAGGAGTCCGCACACCTGCGCCGGCTCATGGAGGACGGCGGCGAGGAGAGCCGCCTCCTGGTCTCGGAGGTGGCTGCGCCCGCCGCGTATCTGACCCCCCGCGAACTCGAGATCGCCCGGCTGATCGCGCAGGGTGCGAGCAACCGCGACGTCGCCGCCCGCCTCGTCGTCAGCGAGCGCACGGTGGACAACCACCTCTACCGCATCTTCCGGAAGCTCGGCATCACCTCCCGCAGCGAGCTCGCCGGCCTCCTCTGA
- a CDS encoding DUF5692 family protein — MFLYESIPWYSWAMFGVVLVALIALNEVTRRWKWAGIGFFVVLPLLLTVFVWPTTAGEGSSTGTWFHWVKVYSALIGCLGFMLIRYVPRLASNRWMLMFPPLILAINIGEAVIRDFEVAGLQGMHDGVFMVGGPWNYMNAIAGILNLVTICGWAGIIVSRDKSKDMIWPDMMWFWIIAYDLWNFAYVYNCVGDHSFYAGAALLISCTIPAFFIKKGAWLQHRAHTLALWMMFTMAVPTFVTSSPFAVESSHNPAALFVVSALSLAANIAVAAYQLFTIVKRHRNPLRDELYTELPQYREVREANLPLEAPAAQPEPRKETDRLVTA; from the coding sequence ATGTTCTTGTACGAATCCATTCCCTGGTATTCCTGGGCGATGTTCGGCGTCGTCCTGGTCGCCCTCATCGCCCTCAACGAGGTGACGCGCCGCTGGAAGTGGGCCGGCATCGGCTTCTTCGTGGTGCTGCCCCTCCTCTTGACCGTCTTCGTATGGCCGACGACGGCCGGTGAAGGGTCGTCCACGGGCACCTGGTTCCACTGGGTGAAGGTGTACTCAGCGCTCATCGGGTGCCTGGGATTCATGCTCATCCGGTACGTCCCGCGGCTGGCGTCCAACCGCTGGATGCTGATGTTCCCGCCGCTCATCCTCGCGATCAACATCGGCGAAGCCGTCATCCGTGACTTCGAGGTCGCGGGTCTGCAGGGCATGCACGATGGTGTCTTCATGGTCGGCGGTCCCTGGAACTACATGAACGCCATCGCCGGGATCCTCAACCTGGTCACCATCTGCGGCTGGGCCGGCATCATCGTGTCGCGCGACAAGTCGAAGGACATGATCTGGCCCGACATGATGTGGTTCTGGATCATCGCGTACGACCTGTGGAACTTCGCCTACGTCTACAACTGCGTCGGCGACCACTCCTTCTACGCCGGTGCGGCGCTGCTCATCTCGTGCACCATCCCCGCGTTCTTCATCAAGAAGGGCGCCTGGCTGCAGCACCGTGCGCACACCCTGGCCCTGTGGATGATGTTCACGATGGCGGTCCCGACCTTCGTCACCTCGTCGCCGTTCGCCGTCGAGTCGTCGCACAACCCGGCCGCCCTGTTCGTCGTGTCGGCCCTGTCGCTCGCAGCCAACATCGCCGTCGCGGCCTACCAGCTGTTCACCATCGTGAAGCGGCACCGCAACCCGCTGCGCGACGAGCTGTACACCGAGCTGCCCCAGTACCGCGAGGTGCGTGAGGCGAACCTCCCGCTCGAGGCGCCGGCCGCCCAGCCGGAGCCCCGGAAGGAGACGGACCGACTGGTCACCGCCTGA